TCCGACGACAGCACGGCAAAGCCGCGCGCCAGCGGCACCGTGCCGCCGGAGGCGAAGCCGTCAGGCTTGTCGCCCAAAGCCGGCACGACGACGCCGTCATTGCCGCCGTTCACCTGGTGCAGGAAGCGGCCGTTCCATTCGGCAGGAAGCCGCAATTCGAACCGGATCGCATAGGATTTTCCGTCCGCACCGGTGCGCTGGTTGGCAATCCCGGTCAAGATGCAATGCTTGGGCAGCCCGTTGGCAGCCTCCTGCGTCTTTGATCCCGTAATCTCGACGCCCGAGACGGCAAGCGAGGCGGTGGTCACCGGCGAGCAGGCCTCACCCTCGGCGCGGGCCAGCGCGGTCGATCCAAGAAGAACGGCCAGCGCGGCGGTCGATCCCAAGCCAATCCTCACGGGCGGCCTCCCTAATTTAGTTATGATATATAATCATTACTTGATTTTCTCATTTTTGCAAGTCTATCGGTCCGCGTCCTCTGCGCGTTGCGGCATGAAATAACGCAATGCAGAACCGGACCAGCGCAACGTGAACGGGCCGGGCGCCGGCTCAGCAGCACATCACTACGTGCTGCGCTGCGTCCGGGCCACGAGCCGTTGCTCGCAGGTTCAAGTCAGCGACCGCAGCCGATCCACCCGGCGGAGGCATCGTCGCTCAAAGTCGCCACCGCGTCTGCGCGGCGGGTCAGCACGGCGCGCTGGTTGATGTAACCTTTATCGGTGATCTCGCTGCCGTCGACCGACGGCGGATCGGCGAGCAGTAGCGCACGGGTGGCGTGGCCGGAGGAGTTTCCGCTCTGCCCCTTCAACCTGGCGAGGCCCTCCGTAATCGCACGCCTGACCTTGTCATGGCCCAGCACCTCGGTCACCGCAGCGTTCTCAGGCAGGCCGGCGAGCGCGCGACAGGCGGCAAGGTTCGGGAACACCAGGAAGCGCACTTCGTCGCCGCCATGGCCGGCAACGACGATGTCCTGCGCGAGCGGCGCCAGCGCGGCGATGCCGGCGACGCGCAGCGTGCCGACGCTGACCCAGGTGCCGGAATTGAGCTTGAAGTCTTCCGCGACGCGGCCATCGAAGAACAGGCCGCACTCGGGCCGCTCAGCGTCCGCCGGCTTTACCGCGTCGCCGATGAGATAAAAGCCCTCCTCGTCAAAAGCTTGCTTCGTCAGCTCCGGCGCTTTCCAGTAACCCGGCGTGACATTGGGGCCGCGCACGCGCACTTCCAGCTTGTCGCCCGACTTGACGAGCTTCAGTTCGGTGCCGGGAATCGGCACGCCGATATTGCCGGAGCGTTCGGCGAGGAAGTGACAGTCAGTCGCCAACGGCGAGGTTTCGGTCGAGCCCCAGGCCGAGACCATCGGCAGCGTATGGCCGACCGTCTCGACGGAGAGCTGCTCCAGTGCATCCCAGAGGTTCTGCGGCAGCGCGGCGCCGGCATAGAAGGCGAACTTCACCTCGCCGAAGAAGCGGCGGCGCAGTTCTTCGTCGCTGCGCAGCGCCGCGATCAGCATGTCGAAACCGCGCGGGACGTTGAAATAGACCGTCGGCATCACGCTCTTCAGATTGGCGAGCGACGTCGCGAACAAACCGGGCGCGGGCTTGCCGCCGTCGATATAGAGCGAACCTCCATTGCGCAGCACGAGATTGAAATTGTGGTTGGCGCCGAAGGTGTGGCTCCAGGGCAGCCAATCGAGAATGACGAGATCATCGCCACTCTGTTCAAGAAAGGTCCAGGTCTGCGCCTTGGCCTGCTGGCTCGAGGTCAGCATGC
The genomic region above belongs to Bradyrhizobium sp. CCBAU 53338 and contains:
- a CDS encoding feruloyl-CoA synthase, with translation MTSAPRGDASSLFAAPRTVAEHRADGSIVLRSPDPLRGSARCIGDWLEHFAQQAPGKIFLAERDSADTPWATVTYAGALQRVRAAASWILAQGLSAERPVVILSDNSIDHALLALAAQHVGVPSAAISPAYSLMSKDFDKLKGMTALLEPGAIYVSATRPFAAALAAIKPLHKAQIISGNAGDADALAFRTIAATPETPDVAKAFAAVTPDTIAKFLFTSGSTGTPKAVINTQRMLTSSQQAKAQTWTFLEQSGDDLVILDWLPWSHTFGANHNFNLVLRNGGSLYIDGGKPAPGLFATSLANLKSVMPTVYFNVPRGFDMLIAALRSDEELRRRFFGEVKFAFYAGAALPQNLWDALEQLSVETVGHTLPMVSAWGSTETSPLATDCHFLAERSGNIGVPIPGTELKLVKSGDKLEVRVRGPNVTPGYWKAPELTKQAFDEEGFYLIGDAVKPADAERPECGLFFDGRVAEDFKLNSGTWVSVGTLRVAGIAALAPLAQDIVVAGHGGDEVRFLVFPNLAACRALAGLPENAAVTEVLGHDKVRRAITEGLARLKGQSGNSSGHATRALLLADPPSVDGSEITDKGYINQRAVLTRRADAVATLSDDASAGWIGCGR